Sequence from the uncultured Bacteroides sp. genome:
AAGAAAGGTTGTTACTATTTATTAAGTAACAACCTTTCCTATATCTATCTAAAACAAAATTACGTACTGATTATTTTGCTACGTTATTAGTTGGTTTACCAGCCATGAAAGCTTTAATGTTTTCAACCAAAATACTCATTAATCTCATACGAGAAGCTTTGGTAGCCCATGCAATATGAGGAGTAATATAACAGTTTTTAGCGGTAAGCAATGGATTATCAGCGCGAGGAGGTTCAGATGTAAGTACATCCAGTCCGGCAGCATAAATAACACCATTATTCAATGCATCGGCAAGGTCTTGCTCATTGATAAGTGAACCACGGCCTGTATTAATCAAAATTGATGTTGGCTTCATGGTTGCCAAACGTTTTGCATCAACAATTTCACGGGTTTCTTCAGTAAGCGGACAGTGAAGACTTACAATATCACACTCGGTAAAGATCTCCTCTTTAGTCATCATCTTAATTTCGGGAGGTAACTGAAGTTGCGACTTTGAAGTATATGCACAAACATTCATACCAAATCCGAAAGCAACACGAGCAGTTGCCATACCGGTATGTCCCAGTCCCACGATACCA
This genomic interval carries:
- a CDS encoding D-2-hydroxyacid dehydrogenase, with translation MKIVVLDGYGANPGDLSWDELKALGEFTVYDRTSAADVVARAKDAEVILTNKTEITAEVIAALPELKYIGVMATGYNVVDIAAAKERGIVVTNTPAYSTISVAQMAFAHILNITQQVAHHSEEVKKGRWTNNADFCFWDTPLTELSGLKLGIVGLGHTGMATARVAFGFGMNVCAYTSKSQLQLPPEIKMMTKEEIFTECDIVSLHCPLTEETREIVDAKRLATMKPTSILINTGRGSLINEQDLADALNNGVIYAAGLDVLTSEPPRADNPLLTAKNCYITPHIAWATKASRMRLMSILVENIKAFMAGKPTNNVAK